The following are encoded in a window of Lactobacillus acidophilus genomic DNA:
- the uvrC gene encoding excinuclease ABC subunit UvrC, whose translation MATELIENKLKLLPEKPGCYLMKDINGTVIYVGKSKNLKNRVRSYFKSKQVGRRAELVREIRDYDIITVSTDKEAFLLEITLIKKYQPYYNVQLKQGTGYPYIEITREHDPQTRLTSVVHKDGGYYFGPYPNVYAAQATLKFIRKVYPLRRCHGYQGRPCLYYHMGQCLGACFKKVPQKEYDEQIKKIKSFLNGDITSVKQDLTTKMEKASENLEFERAAEIRDQLKYIEETVEKQKIISNDNTQRDIFNYYVDKSWISIQIFFLRQAKLLRRETRMFPLTDAADPEDAFTSFIVQFYGQKNRILPKEILIPSGFDDDTLAEVLNVAVRTPQRGQKKSLLDMAKDNAKLKLDDKFRLLELGNRKTKGAQKEIFDALGLPYGHVIESFDHSHIQGADPVSALVVFKDGEPDKTSYRKYKLKGEVEHQNGGDEVRNTREVVRRRYGRLLREHKKMPDLILMDGGQIQVDACEDVLRNELNLNIPVAGMVKDDKHRTNHLLFGDPINGIPLKLIPLDPKSEGFYLMTRIQDEVHRFAITFHRRRHAKNALSSRLDSIKGIGPKSRNKLLRNFGSLKKIKEASIEDLRAAGLTLPQAQTVKLML comes from the coding sequence ATGGCGACAGAATTAATAGAAAATAAATTGAAACTTTTGCCAGAAAAACCAGGCTGTTATTTGATGAAAGATATCAATGGTACAGTTATTTATGTGGGCAAATCTAAGAACTTAAAAAATAGAGTACGTTCATATTTTAAAAGTAAACAAGTAGGTAGACGTGCTGAATTAGTTCGTGAGATTAGAGATTATGATATCATCACTGTTTCTACTGATAAGGAAGCGTTTTTACTTGAAATAACTTTAATAAAAAAATATCAACCATATTATAATGTTCAGTTAAAACAAGGAACTGGGTATCCATATATTGAAATCACTAGAGAACATGATCCGCAAACTCGTCTTACAAGTGTAGTACATAAAGATGGGGGGTATTATTTTGGCCCGTATCCTAATGTTTATGCTGCACAGGCAACTTTGAAGTTTATTCGAAAGGTTTATCCATTAAGACGCTGTCATGGCTATCAGGGACGTCCATGTTTGTATTATCATATGGGACAATGTTTGGGAGCATGCTTTAAAAAGGTGCCTCAAAAAGAATATGATGAGCAAATTAAAAAAATTAAGAGTTTTTTGAATGGTGATATAACCTCTGTAAAACAAGATTTAACTACCAAAATGGAAAAAGCTTCTGAAAATCTTGAATTTGAACGAGCTGCTGAAATTCGTGATCAATTGAAGTATATTGAAGAAACTGTTGAAAAACAGAAAATTATTTCTAATGATAATACTCAACGTGATATTTTTAACTATTACGTAGATAAATCTTGGATTTCCATTCAGATTTTCTTCTTAAGGCAGGCGAAATTACTTAGAAGAGAAACTAGAATGTTTCCTTTAACTGACGCCGCTGATCCAGAAGATGCGTTTACTTCATTTATTGTTCAATTTTATGGGCAAAAAAATCGAATTTTACCTAAAGAAATATTGATTCCTTCAGGATTTGATGATGATACTCTAGCTGAAGTTTTAAATGTAGCAGTTAGAACACCTCAAAGAGGTCAAAAAAAATCATTACTTGATATGGCTAAAGATAATGCCAAACTAAAATTAGATGATAAGTTTAGATTATTAGAATTAGGCAATCGAAAAACTAAGGGGGCACAAAAAGAAATATTTGATGCCTTAGGCTTGCCTTATGGCCATGTAATTGAAAGTTTTGACCACTCTCATATTCAAGGAGCTGATCCAGTTTCTGCTTTAGTTGTCTTTAAAGATGGTGAACCAGATAAAACCTCTTATCGTAAATATAAACTAAAAGGTGAAGTAGAACATCAAAATGGTGGTGATGAAGTCAGAAATACTCGTGAAGTTGTTAGAAGAAGGTACGGCCGTCTTCTTCGCGAACATAAAAAGATGCCTGATTTAATTTTGATGGATGGGGGGCAAATTCAAGTTGATGCTTGTGAGGATGTATTACGTAATGAGCTCAATTTAAATATTCCGGTAGCCGGAATGGTAAAAGATGATAAACACCGGACTAATCATTTACTTTTTGGTGATCCAATTAATGGTATTCCATTAAAGTTAATCCCATTAGATCCTAAATCTGAGGGGTTTTACTTAATGACACGTATTCAAGATGAGGTACACCGGTTTGCAATTACTTTTCATCGTAGGCGTCATGCAAAGAATGCTTTATCAAGTAGATTGGATTCTATTAAAGGAATTGGACCAAAAAGTCGTAATAAATTACTTAGGAATTTTGGCTCATTGAAGAAGATTAAAGAAGCTTCTATTGAAGATTTGCGTGCA